A genome region from Mercenaria mercenaria strain notata chromosome 11, MADL_Memer_1, whole genome shotgun sequence includes the following:
- the LOC128546990 gene encoding tubulin alpha-3 chain-like, whose product MRECISIHVGQAGVQIGNACWELYCLEHGIQPDGQMPTDTSIGKCDDSFNTFFSETGSGKHVPRAVFMDLEPTVIDEVRTGTYRQLFHPEQLISGKEDAANNYARGHYTVGKEHIDSVLDRLRKLADCCSGLQGFLIFHSFGGGTGSGFSSLLMERLSVDYGKKSKLEFAVYPAPQVATAVVEPYNAILTTHTTLEHSDCAFMVDNEAIYDICRRRLDIERPTYTNLNRLIGQIVSSITASLRFDGALNVDLTEFQTNLVPYPRIHFPLATYAPVISAEKAYHEQLSVAEITNACFEPANQLVKCDPRHGKYMACCLLFRGDVVPKDVNDAIASIKTKRTIQFVDWCPTGFKVGINYQPPTVVPGGDLAKVQRAVCMLSNTTAIAEAWARLDHKFDLMYAKRAFVHWYVGEGMEEGEFSEAREDLAALEKDYEEVGVDTHDEPEEY is encoded by the exons ATG CGTGAATGTATCAGCATACATGTTGGTCAAGCCGGGGTCCAGATTGGCAATGCATGCTGGGAGCTATACTGCCTGGAACACGGGATCCAGCCCGACGGACAGATGCCGACGGACACATCTATTGGCAAATGTGATGATTCCTTCAACACGTTCTTCAGTGAAACTGGCTCGGGAAAGCACGTGCCAAGAGCCGTTTTTATGGACCTGGAGCCGACAGTCATTG ATGAGGTTCGAACTGGTACGTACAGACAGCTGTTTCATCCTGAACAGCTTATCTCTGGAAAAGAGGACGCTGCCAACAACTATGCTCGTGGACATTACACCGTTGGCAAGGAACATATCGACAGTGTCCTTGATCGTCTTCGGAAGTTGGCAGACTGCTGTAGTGGTCTTCAGGGATTTCTAATCTTCCATAGTTTTGGTGGGGGCACCGGGTCGGGATTTTCTTCTTTATTAATGGAGAGATTAAGCGTAGACTATGGTAAAAAATCCAAGCTGGAGTTTGCCGTTTATCCGGCTCCTCAAGTCGCGACAGCCGTCGTTGAACCGTACAACGCCATTTTGACGACGCATACCACTTTGGAGCACTCCGACTGCGCATTTATGGTGGACAACGAGGCTATTTACGACATTTGTAGGCGTCGCCTGGACATCGAACGCCCAACCTATACCAATCTGAATCGTTTGATTGGTCAGATAGTCTCCTCTATCACCGCCTCGCTCCGCTTCGACGGTGCCCTTAATGTAGATCTGACAGAGTTCCAGACCAACTTGGTCCCATACCCACGTATCCACTTCCCACTTGCTACCTATGCGCCAGTCATCTCTGCTGAAAAGGCTTACCATGAACAACTCTCTGTTGCCGAAATCACCAACGCTTGTTTTGAGCCTGCCAACCAGCTCGTCAAGTGTGATCCACGGCACGGGAAGTATATGGCTTGTTGTCTCCTTTTCCGTGGTGATGTGGTACCCAAAGACGTCAACGACGCCATTGCTTCCATCAAGACAAAGAGAACCATCCAGTTTGTAGACTGGTGCCCAACTGGATTCAAGGTTGGTATTAACTACCAGCCACCCACTGTGGTTCCCGGCGGAGATTTGGCAAAGGTCCAGCGTGCCGTCTGCATGCTGAGCAACACGACAGCAATTGCCGAGGCTTGGGCTCGTTTGGATCACAAGTTCGATCTGATGTACGCAAAGAGAGCGTTCGTCCATTGGTACGTTGGTGAAGGTATGGAAGAGGGCGAATTCTCTGAGGCCCGGGAAGATTTGGCTGCCCTTGAGAAGGACTATGAGGAGGTCGGCGTAGATACACATGACGAACCGGAGGAATATTGA
- the LOC128546992 gene encoding three-prime repair exonuclease 1-like translates to MASGDKKVSTYVFLHLNTTCLPDDDECQITEICMFASRRNTLEQSGGHTEIPPLPRVTNKLVLCLKPDADIQEDATDVSELTNESLSHQRRFSSHTVSAMQAFLKHLEEPVCFIAHNGNTFDFAVLKAELNRIGQPAVFVPMFCADSLYAVRELDPPAEEVSFELLSSSLKRKSGDSTKTSLKRTKTAPATSTKQTPGHTSLLKKSYSSPAVPERQKRSYALREYYKDKFGMLPRNSHTAEGYCKALVTVVQTTPKFCEWANKNKQKMSTIQPA, encoded by the exons ATGGCGTCTGGAGACAAGAAGGTGTCAACATATGTTTTCCTACATCTAAACACTACATGTTTACCGGATGACGATGAATGTCAAATCACGGAGATCTGTATGTTCGCTTCACGCAGAAACACTCTTGAACAATCCGGTGGACATACCGAAATTCCTCCTCTGCCTCGAGTTACCAATAAACTTGTATTATGCTTAAAGCCTGATGCAGATATTCAAGAAGATGCAACTGATGTGTCAG AACTGACAAATGAGAGTCTATCACACCAGCGTCGGTTCAGTTCACATACTGTGTCTGCCATGCAAGCATTTTTGAAGCATCTCGAGGAACCAGTGTGTTTTATTGCGCATAATGGAAACACATTTGACTTTGCTGTCCTAAAAGCAGAGCTTAATCGAATAGGTCAACCAGCAGTGTTTGTACCCATGTTTTGCGCTGACAGCTTATATGCTGTCAGAGAACTAGATCCGCCTGCCGAAGAAGTGAGTTTCGAATTATTATCCTCCTCATTAAAGAGGAAGTCCGGCGATTCTACGAAAACGAGCCTTAAACGGACGAAAACTGCTCCAGCTACAAGCACGAAACAAACACCAGGGCATACATCCTTGTTAAAGAAGAGCTACTCTTCCCCAGCAGTACCAGAAAGGCAGAAAAGGTCGTATGCTTTAAGAGAGTACTACAAGGACAAGTTTGGAATGTTGCCCAGAAATTCACACACAGCAGAGGGATACTGTAAAGCACTGGTCACCGTAGTTCAAACTACTCCAAAGTTTTGTGAATGGGCCAAtaaaaataagcagaaaatgtcaACAATTCAACCTGCGTAA